The stretch of DNA tgggtcgGTCCAATCCCGGAATCGCGGGCCAAACGAgccaggaccgtttggaccgattttagtgggcctgggtCGGTCCTATGCTTTGGGCCCGCCAGGCCTGGGACCATTTGGCCCGCTAGGGTCCGGTcggaccggtcccttagcgggccaaacggtcctaacggctatatttaaaaataaaaaataaaaattattttggccgttgggctgtcaaaaatagtcgttggctatttataaaatagccatttaaccccctccCCTCCCTTCCcctccccaactttgttttaatcccaaactttttataattatactttttccctattttcaactataaataccccctcattctttcatttttcttacaaaattatcaatctatcacaatctctctctaattttcttctataattgctactattgcttactttattgttacaattcgtgaaacaattgtgaagttggtgaattgaagtattcaacgataatcaattttcaacaagttgttcgttaattcggtaaactcgtttcaactcttaagttttaatattatagttttgtttgttttatttattttctattactttattaattaagatggcttccttaaaaataAATTGGTAAAAATtagggaaaatccaagagtgacgaatctagtgctcaatctgttcctcctccactgccccgggatccccgaaccaaactccatatccgtcctacacctgctattcttgatagcgataatagtttattataatttactgaaagtcaattttgccataatattagagctggtgaacaattagaccatgaattaatgaatgctctttattctaatccaactattgatgaaaatgatgacgagaAAATAGATTCTGATgaccctgctaatccaaatgatgccacATCTGATACTCCTattactacccctactttttctagacaaccaaGCAAACAGACGGAAATATCtcccgtttggccattttttactcaactaattccagaaaataaggctaagtgtaaaacttgtggcacgaagttagtttttaaatattttggatcgcggggggagggggagggacgggaactttggctagacacatattgaaacaccctcaagatagagtgaaatatcttcgtctgaaagctttggccgaggggaaaagtctacctactcttagtcaggttgaccctagtaccggttcaaatcaatttcaaccgggaattaacactgttaccagtggtattttatattatgatccaaaaaaagatcgggaagaattggcaaaaatggtaattgttatgtgtttaccctatagttttccttctgaccctaactttgtgcattatagtAGAAAAaattttaatcctacttataaaggttttcctcgcacaaccgtaaagagtgatatttataaatataaacatgaatatgaacaatatttgcgttatttatttactcatataaattgtcgtgttactattacaactgatattggtagaagtggtaacgactgtgattatcttactgttaccagtcattggattgatgaggattggataatgcaaaagcgcattatttcttatagaataattaattcacgtcacacatggcagtttattgctagcacagttacagatatttgtagatatttttgcattagtgataaaataatgtcaatttcaatagataatgctactagtaacacaaatgttataGCTTTGCTTACCACAACGCTAAATCCTACATTTAgtgacatttttcatgttagatgtatttgtcatatttaccatttaattgtgggtgatggtatgagaattttaaatattgaaattgaaaaggttaaaatggatCTTAACtagcttttttattcaaaccgtagaagtagacttagagaatattttaaaagatgcgatgaatttggcctaagagaaagaaaggttcctaaaccttgtccaactagatggaattacatgtatgaaagtttggttattgcatatgaatatagaaaccccataaactcaacatttaatgcacatgtaagtgatgatgatgagcaccttacaaatggggattgggctaatgttaaaatacttgtagattttttagaaaaattttatattgctacaaatgaattttctgggcaatattatcctactatttctaactgtttagtttatattgcagaacttgcaaatttgtttgctcatttttcagagggtaggaaaatttataaacttgctattaattctatgagaaaaaagtattaaaaatattttttccttattccccttatttatggtgtttctgctttgttaaatccttgtatgaaattaggaggtcctcatttttggtatgaaactgtttataatggtttagcacttgaagatgaggaattgtctcaacttccggaagcaatagccacaattagaataaatgctcaaactatttttaatacttataaagttgcattaaatcatgctagaccaaatgttccaactccttcttcttctgtttctcaatcatctaaaagaactgcgagagtaagagcacttagtacTTGGGCGGGATTTAGGGGTTCTCAAGattctagtagtagtgatttttcacaactaaatgagcttgaagtttatttgtcgcaaGGAATTAagaaagtgaatcccgacggctacTTTAAttttttggaatggtggaaggacaaagaaaaatactttccggttctttcaaggatggcccgagacagtGTAACTATTCAAGTTTCAACAGTGGCAttagagagcgctttcagtcaagcaagatttCAACTCGATGATTATAGAGTGTCTATGAGGTAGAGCttgaaaaaatcagtactttttagAGATTGAATccggtcggaaagaagaaattttggacttgctgaatcacaaccagatgaagacgaaacttacgaagaaatgctagttgaacttgcggaggataTTGCTTCACccggaagtggcgatgaccaagctactttttccccaccaccaacgaaaattcctctgaaccttgatagatttatgaagtttgtaagagataccatgtaacttgtatgaacaaaaattagtatgtattatgtaacttatattttggcacatcttgattaatttctttttcttctcaatggtggcaTTAGCACCtcgttgtgctcattccataggggggatgaagactaagaaagatattgccatattttttaatgttataataaaattacaaggcattgctttgaagatctctttacaatatttttgtctttagactttaaatttgaattaaaaaatatttaaaaatttaggtcacaattctataataaattttacaaggcattgccttatatattatttttaacatccttttgtctctaatttttatttaattttaaaaaaaaacgttGGGCCCATTTAGCctgggaccaaacggtcccggtcccgggtcggtccctacaaaaagatcGTTTAGCTCGGGACcatttggcccgtttaatttgggaccgggaccgtttggattGGACCACTTAGCATGTTTAGGCCCGGgatcggcccacttgccacccttaagttAAACATATAGAATTGGAACTAAGTTTAATTTGAACATATTGAATGATGGTTGGAGAACTTTATGGGGTACAATTTCTTCCTTATTGAGTTAGCTATATATATGATCAACATTCATCAAATTCAAAAACTTAAACCTTTTATTTTATAATCAAATATAATTTGTAGTAAGTATATTTACATATTGAGATTAGATACACGTGTAACACGAGTGTTGTGaattttatcaaataataaagaCTCCTAacctaaaagaaaaagaaaatgtgtGTGAGATTTAAGCAATAAAATTTAACTACAAGATAATCTCATAAACCTAAAAGGTATTAACTACAAATAAAGTCATTTAATAATCCAACATAAGGAGTTGAACAGGAGGCGAAAATTTAGGTTAGGTAAAACAAAATTAACTACAAAAAAAGGTCTCCTAAACCTAAAAGGTATTAACTACAAAATAAACACATTTAATACTCCAACATAGGGAGTTGAACGTAGAGGCGAAAATTTAGGCTAGGCGGAATTTTTTTAACTACAGAAATGGTCTCCAAAAACCTAAAGTTATTAACTACTCCACCGTAGGGAGTAGAACGAATGGGCAAAAATTTATTAACTTTCCTAGACCGTTAATAATTGgagaataattaaataattattcctAAATTGTAGgagaattaattaaataagtatttttaaatattaattaaatactcaaattactattttgtctaatgtgaactctatattttaaagggtaaaaatgaCGAACTATATTTCGCTAggggctttcgtgcttttaatatagtataaatagatatagatatagatatagacaTAGATATAGATTAAGATATCTTTTTTCATATGAGAAAATTACGCACTTGGTAGAGTGTTTTGTGAATACAACTAATATCCTTTTAGAGTGTTTTGTGATCTGAATATCTCTTTTTATAATCATTCGGTATCCGAAAATTCACTGATCAAACTAATATAAATTCAATTTGCGTCACACAGGCTTATTAAAGAGCCAAACACTTTTTACCGAGATTGTTTTCCCATTCTTATAATTCTTATAGTTCGAATTAGTGACTTCTAATTAAAAGTGAAAAGATCATATTCATCTCACCATAATACTTAGTGGTGCACAACACATATATTTAGGTGGGCAAAAGGAATTTAAATGCACATTGTTTCTCATCCCTTATCATGAACGAGTTAAATACGTCACTTCTTAGAGCATTAATGATACATACATATTTTCTCCTAAATTCATTGGGAGAATGGAACTCAATGAATAATGATGTTGCTGGAAATTATATACAGAAAATATAATCTATATAATTTGAGCTTCAATTTCTTGTCAAAACATTACCGACATGGATTACCTTATGAAAACCATCcagtcaaaattaaaaaataaaaaataaaaaatttaagaaaaatccAACATGTGATTTATCGCTTTTGAAACCTCTTACCATTTCTGATCTTTAACTCTTTTTTTAATATGAATTAAGCATGTTTAAGATATGTAAGATTCATGTATTCTAGTGAACATTTAAGTTAAAAATTTAGCTGAGATGTCAAATTGTCAAATGTGAAATGTGAAATATGAATGCCATAATATGAAAGCTCAAATTGCAGAGTTTAAAAAATGAATTAACGgaataaaagaaaaaacagaaaatcaagcaatGGAGGTATGGAAGGCATGAATCGATAATAAAATATGAAGGGAGCAATTTCGTGTAAGGTTCATCAACTATTTGATAATTTGAATTGTGCAATTAATTAGGCAAATCACATGTGTACCATGTTAATTATTGAGGGACAGGATTTCATTTCATACATCGACACCTATGACTTAGAAATTCATATGATATTTATTTAGTTGACGTCTTTGAAGtccattattatttttatttatcttaACATGTAGCTCAGAAGAAACGTTAAACAGGAAATTCAATAGAAAAATAAGGTAGGTATTTCTCATTGGTCTACATATTGTGACTTGTTATAAGCCATACACGTACACACTGCAATTAATAATTGATCAATTCCTGATGAATGATATATGTGAAATAAAATGGTACCTTAATATGTTGTGCGTTCAATTTTCCAAGTCAAAATAGTTTGTCTATAACCAAAACCCTTTATTATTCTTAGTCTTTGGTCTTTGTTATTACTGTAATTAACTAAACAGCTTACCAGGccatttccctatttgttttGCCACCTAGTAAGAGAATAGTCATAAAAAGGTGGCTccttattgtattatttttacttaattatgtcaCAAGCAAAGATTAATTAAGTGCCTTGTCGAGAAACACCGGTATCAAGAATAAGCAAGCAACATCGAAGAGATATCACGCTAATAATTATTTAAGGAAAAACAATATAGAGGATCAAATTAACTGTGTAAAGGAGAAAAGAAAGTGCAATACTCTTGTCACGACCTCTAAAATCATGTGACTTGATATATTTATGCAAACCCtcatatttttttttcaattacatATATAAATTTCAAAGTGCTTTTAACATGTTTGGCCGACCAAAAATAAATACATGCAGCTACTAGCCAAacatatacattgattatatataaaatatgtatgttataatatatatatatatatatatattgtgggactagccatgtatgatttttgtctaagataactaGTGGCAAGGTtatggcttactatttcgctttttagTGCATGtcttatttactagctatcgcttttgctttgcatcttttctctagatttcatggtgttcctatttttcttatgattgttgtggtgatactaatatttactaatattgtctctctttgctttgcatctttcttctgaattttatggtgttcctatttattctatgattgttgttgtgatactaatattgtctcctttttgtccttttgtccttttgtctttttattttttttttagccgagggtctttcggaaacagcatctctactccttcggggtaggggtaaggtctgcgtacacactaccctcctcagaccgcattagtgagattttactgggttgttgttgtttgtatATATCGGTTATTATTTTGGGGCAGTATGGTGTAGATTTCATAATTTCAAATGTTGTTCAACCGGTACAAGCACAAAAGTGCGTGCTGGGGAACTGCATGCTTAAAGCATCCCCAAAGAAGATCTGGAGAGCTATTCCTCTTAGCATAGCTTAAGAATGTGACATGTTCAGCTTATGTTATGCTTATTACTTCAATAAAGGTTCAGATTTCAAATGGTTCACATGATGATCAGCTCAGATTAAAGGTATTTATAAACcctttttattttgaaaatattaaaaGTTTTCAAAGACTTAATTTTATGTCGACTTCGTACAAACAAAATAGGACATCTCAACGTTCAAATAAAAACAGCAAATTCCTAGGAAGCTGGAAATTGAATGAGAAACAGTACAGAGTTGGCCAGTAGACTAACTTAAATTGACATGCACTAATGAAAtttgaaaatgaagaaaaagctaaaaagaaataaagaaagcaTACCATAGAGTAAAGAGAAAATAATGAATGCGAAACAGAAGAAACTTTTCTATGCACAAAACATGGTATTGAAATGGAGAAGCATAGAGGGGCGGGCTCACCATCCCCGCATTTCAATGACTAGAGGGGTGAACCCATCATCTCCAACTAGAGGGGCGAGCCCTTTGACTAGTGTGATTGGTCCTAAGGATTGGCCCTAGACGAATTTCTCAGTTATCAAAAAGAATTGTCACTGGACCTGGACACTTCATCTGGGCAAATGGCTAAGTTGAAACGGAAAGAGATTTCTTCAAAGGCACGGAAAAGCATCGAATAACAAgaatgaaaaatataaagaaaccaAGTAGAAAAGCAAAAAGAAACAGAGAGCAGTTTGGTGGTTTACATTTCTCAAACAAAAGTTTTCTTATTGCATCCAAAAGAACTCAAAAGAAAGCTTAGCCAAAAACCTTTTAGTGTCATTACAGTTCTGCTAACAAAATTTCCTTAATAAATAACAGTGTAAAATTTGTATTGGTTGAGCTAACTATTTCTTTTTCCTTGTGTAAGTAATAATGAAAAAGGGGATTAATATGACAACCAAGCATTACAGAAGCTGAATTGTATAAAACTTCTACACCTTGCGAGCCAAAGTCCTCTGCTTTGTTGCATGCTGTACTACTTTTTCCTCTACCGGAAGACCCTTCCTCCGTCTCACAGAATCCATGAGTTTTCTTGCTATACTGTGCGGCACACTGGCACCATCTCCAAATTCTTCCTTCTCCTCCTCGGTCCTAGGTACAAAGAAAGGGTCCTGTGGAAGGGCTTCCCAGTGGCTGAGAACTAGTAACGCACTTGCAGCTCCAGAAGTCTTTCTTCTCAACTCATCAGCAAATCCAAAACTTTCTGCAACTGGCACATACGCATGCACAGTGAACAAGGAAGAACCTTCCTGCATTTCTTCGTTCACCACATGGGCACGCCTCCGATTAAGAACTGAGTAAGTGTTGCCCAACTGGTCATGTGGGGTGTTCAGCTCACAAAAGTACCTGGCTTCCACCAGACGCGGTTTTCTCTGGAGAACAGCAGCCCTGCACGCGTCTTTCACAACAGTCATAACCTGTCCAGGGAACATCCCATACTGTTCCGGCTGTGGAATAGGCGGCGCATCACTATCATTTGGTGGCATAGCCAATGGAGATATGTAGGCCTCAATAACAAATGCCAAACCCCACATTGGCTCATCACACAAAGGGCCAGCTGCCATAGCTAACTGGAATCCAGATAAAATACTGCTTTCAAGATTCTCAGCTTCTTGTAGAAGGGTCTGATCCACACTGGTTGATGATTCAGGTGATGCACCGCTGTCATCAGAGTCGCCCATAAAGCCCAATTTTTCTGATACATGAGGCGAACCCTTAATAAGAACAGATGCATCGTCACTCTTTCCTTTCACGTCTGGAGTGAGGAGAATGTTGGGACCCATCTGTCTAGGCCCTAAAGCCCAGATCCTCTTTAAGAATTTTTGCCACATCTTCTTACATTTATCAATCCTATCCTTTTCGGTCTCAGCAAATCCAGTTGAAGAGTCGCTCTCCACAGCATCTATTAGACGTTTCTTGAGTGCCTCAATTGGATTCTCGTCTTCTGCAATGTTACCTCTAAGAGTTTCCAAGCTTCTACAAGCCTGCAAAGATTTACCTCCAATGATGTCTCCGAGCAGATCAGAACTTTCATCAAGCAGCTTCGTCAATGCTGTTGGAAGCTTCATAACACGCACTCGAACAACACATCTTCCATTTGGTGTAGCTTTCTCCAAAAACTCAGAGCTGCGGCTCAGTAACTTCAAGTTTTCTAAGGGATTAGTGGCATCTCCTTCAATAGTCTCTTTAAAAGATACAAGGGGCGGAGAGACTTCCAAGTTTATTTTTGCAAATCTCTCCTTTAAATCTTTAATGCATCTCTCCAGGTGCACCTCACCTGCTGCAGAAAGAACATGCTCACCCCTGGCAGAAACAGAAACCTCAACAAAAGGGTCCGCTCGGTTTAGAAGCCTCAATCCTTTGATAAGTGCACCCATGTCAGCGGGATCAGAAGGTTCAATTGCAACTTTAAGCATGGGTGAAACTTGGAAAACCATACTTGATAAAGGCCAACAATTTAATGTGGATGAAAGAGTGGCACTCTTCAATATATGCTGGGCAAGCCCTCGGATAGCTATGACGTTACCAGCCTTTGCTGATGCCACCGGCGTTAATCCTTGACCCATCATCAAATACAAAGATTGCACCTCGGCTTCCTGCACATGCTTCTGCAGTGATTCTTCCTTCAATGGATCATACAATGCTGAGAGCACAAAAACCTTCTGTCCGGATTGAAGAACCCCACTAAAGACCCGAGCAAATGCAAGGAAACATTCATCAGAGTCACCATTTCCACTGTCATCTAGCATCTCTCCGCGCGGAAGCATTTTTGATGGAATAGCAAACATCTTAGAAACAAAGACAACACAAGGTGCATCGGGGCTAGAATTACAGGACTCCACAGATTTCCTCACAAGTTCCGCTTCAGAAAGCAAATCAGGGTTGGCGCCATTATCCAAGAATTCTCTCTTTGGAAGCAACCGAGATATACGGAAAGACTGAGCAGATATAGGATCAGGCATGTATTTAACAACCATAGACAATATTGTATCAGACAGTGGAAGCCAGCGACTCAACACAGATTGAAGCACAGCTTTAGGATCCTTGTTTAAAAGTTCACGGGGAGGTATAGACAAATTGAAAGACTTTATAACTTTCTCAAGCATCTCCCTGGCCCCATCAGCTTCCAGTGCAGCTTGATAAACCTGCCAAAGTGGCTCAAGAACAAATTGCACAAACATGGGCCTAGCCTTACTTCCACTACTAAGTCCCTTTTTACCTACAATCATCTTTGTCTTGGCATTAAAATACCGAGGCCCCCATAATGCCTTCTGCAAGGCAGCCGAACTTGCACCCAGTTTTGAAGCATAAAACTCGGAAAAATCACTAATGGTAAAGCCCCATCCATCTAGGGCACACACGAATGCAACATTCCCCTTCTGGGGTTGGAAAGTATCCTCTTCGTCATCCTCTATGAGCTCCGGATTTTCATCTTCCACAAGTTCTGACGGGGCAGAGAGTAGAGAATCCACGTCCGACAAGTATTTTTCAGACTTATACGCACTCACTATACTATTCACCTCGTGAACAATCCTCTGCAGCCGATTATATGCCTCGAGTGGAGTCAATCTTAATTCAACAATCAACCTATCAATCTTATTCAAAACAAGACACGGGGTAAGCTTCTCAATCCATGCCTGTCGCAAAACAGCATGGGTCTGAATGTGAACACCCTCGACAGCATCCACTAATACCAAAGCGCCATCACTCAAACGGGCTGCAGTTGAAACTTCACTACAAAAATCCATATGACCAGGAGAGTCTATAAGATTAATTGAATGTCCCTTGTACTTAAGACCAATCGAAGAGCTCTTCATAGTAATTGCCCGCCTCTGCTCCTCATCTAAATAATCCATAAACCTAAGCTTACCCGCCTGCTTTGGATGAAGCACACCACCACCAGATGAAGCAATCAGATGGTCAGCCAATGTGGTCTTGCCATGATCCACATGAGCAAGTATACATATATTCCTGATCTTTTCACCATCAAAATCCCCCATTTTCAATTTCCAATGAAACACTATTATAAATCGCTAATAGTAATAAATTAATTTCCAGCAAAAATTGAGGGAAAGACAAAAAAAATTCCCAAGACCACCCAAAAAGTATACACCCAAATAGCAATAAATTAATTTCCAGCAACCCTTTTTTAGAGTCTTGATAAAATCTAGACAAAACCCAGATATGATTTTGGCTAAAATAAGCTAAAGTTCTTAACCTTTTTTCCAAATTTAACGAAGTATGCAAAATTTGGACTCACCGAGACAAACCCAGTTGGGAAAAGACAAAATTTTGAGGAAAAGAGATAGGATTTCTGTTGGGTTCTTTCCTATGAAGGATTGGAGAAAGCCGAGATATAATAGTTGTGACGTTAGAGATACTGTGATTATTCTCTGCAGCTCCAATAAACATGTCTAATTGGTATGACAAAGTAAAGGCAACAGTATTTGTGAATCGTGGAAAATAATTGAAAATCGGTAGAATTTTGTAGGGGTTATATGGTGTCGTCGGCGATGGTGAGAATTGAGGGAATTAGGGTTTCAAGGTAAGGTTGACAAAGGGAGATGTTTCAGGGTATTTTCAAAGCCtttgtattttatgccttgcgaAAAATAGTCCCCAACATTTACCTAAGTTGtgattcaaataatttttttatttgtagTGATCTTTTTTCATTCTAAGGTGtgtttgaaaattattatgtaatTATTAGAGTAGTATAATCAAACTTCTCTATAATAATTTATTGGTTTCGTTGTAGTGAAGCATTATAGTGAAGTATTGTTTagagaatatatattataacataatatgaAAAATTGGTTCGGAAAAAATTTAGTCGTTATAGTGAAATGTTGTTATAAAAGACGGTTGCTATATAGAGTTCTGACTGTAATTAGTAATTACATTACTTAATAATTACATAATACAATAATTACAAAATATGTTTGTTTTTGACATAACTAATTACATACAGTTTATTAAATTTACTTAATACATTATTAAATTTTCAAATATGTGTGTTTGAAAATCATACTAATTATACagataatttattaaattttaaaatagaaGTTTACAATAAGAAATAAACTTCTTCTATGAACAAGGAAACGAATTTTTATAACAAGGAATCCGCACCCGCTATCATTCGGATGCGCACAGGGTAAACCTCGCTCCTAATAATAGCTCGTACACTCGGTGGCGGCCAGAGTATGAAGCCATTATAGCGGGTGCTTTGGACCCCAGAATTTTAGGTGctccaattttattttattttcaattccTACTCGATATTTTAATTTGGGGCCTTGACTAATTCGAATTTGTACCGTGTAAAGTCCATTAAAGTTGAAAACGGTCTCTAGAAAGAATTTTTCTTATGCCCAAGACTCGAATCGAATGCCTCCGGTTAGGGAAGGAAATATCTTATCCATCCCACTACAACTCTTTTGGTGAGGCCCAATTTTTTCTTAGAAAATATTACTTATTTCAAAGTAGAAAAGTAAAATGTTTTATATAAAGAAATGAGTACACTTATCATTAGAAAATAAGTAAtacattttttatttgtttttattttttctagGGTTTCCATCACCGCAACAAATATATTGAAATATCAAAAATTTATTATGATATAGTTATCAACTTTTTGAATCGGGTTCTATTACCTAAGTTCAATAATGTCACATGAGATATTAAATGGTTTATGCAAaaacaaatattaaaatttttattCTCAAAAAGCTAGAAAAGTCTATTTCGAATAAAAATATATAGGATTTTTTTTTAATGTCTCCCATTAAAGTTTGGCTTTATGCCACCAAATTTATTGAGTCGCCCTTGCGTAAACCGTACAGGAAAGTAAATTGCACTAAGCAGGCGTCTTGCGACAAGCTCAACCAAGGAGGTATGCAAGTGAATTTCAAACCCGAGACCTTCCATTTGGGAAATTCTTTGCTCAGCCAACTCGATCACCCCGAAGGGTCAAGTAAATAAACTTTTAtgggtgatatatatatatatatatatatatatatatatata from Nicotiana tomentosiformis chromosome 11, ASM39032v3, whole genome shotgun sequence encodes:
- the LOC104115678 gene encoding uncharacterized protein — encoded protein: MGDFDGEKIRNICILAHVDHGKTTLADHLIASSGGGVLHPKQAGKLRFMDYLDEEQRRAITMKSSSIGLKYKGHSINLIDSPGHMDFCSEVSTAARLSDGALVLVDAVEGVHIQTHAVLRQAWIEKLTPCLVLNKIDRLIVELRLTPLEAYNRLQRIVHEVNSIVSAYKSEKYLSDVDSLLSAPSELVEDENPELIEDDEEDTFQPQKGNVAFVCALDGWGFTISDFSEFYASKLGASSAALQKALWGPRYFNAKTKMIVGKKGLSSGSKARPMFVQFVLEPLWQVYQAALEADGAREMLEKVIKSFNLSIPPRELLNKDPKAVLQSVLSRWLPLSDTILSMVVKYMPDPISAQSFRISRLLPKREFLDNGANPDLLSEAELVRKSVESCNSSPDAPCVVFVSKMFAIPSKMLPRGEMLDDSGNGDSDECFLAFARVFSGVLQSGQKVFVLSALYDPLKEESLQKHVQEAEVQSLYLMMGQGLTPVASAKAGNVIAIRGLAQHILKSATLSSTLNCWPLSSMVFQVSPMLKVAIEPSDPADMGALIKGLRLLNRADPFVEVSVSARGEHVLSAAGEVHLERCIKDLKERFAKINLEVSPPLVSFKETIEGDATNPLENLKLLSRSSEFLEKATPNGRCVVRVRVMKLPTALTKLLDESSDLLGDIIGGKSLQACRSLETLRGNIAEDENPIEALKKRLIDAVESDSSTGFAETEKDRIDKCKKMWQKFLKRIWALGPRQMGPNILLTPDVKGKSDDASVLIKGSPHVSEKLGFMGDSDDSGASPESSTSVDQTLLQEAENLESSILSGFQLAMAAGPLCDEPMWGLAFVIEAYISPLAMPPNDSDAPPIPQPEQYGMFPGQVMTVVKDACRAAVLQRKPRLVEARYFCELNTPHDQLGNTYSVLNRRRAHVVNEEMQEGSSLFTVHAYVPVAESFGFADELRRKTSGAASALLVLSHWEALPQDPFFVPRTEEEKEEFGDGASVPHSIARKLMDSVRRRKGLPVEEKVVQHATKQRTLARKV